The sequence TCATCTTTCCCTCCGCCGTCCAAGCGATCGACGTGATCAAAGGCCCAACGAGCGCGCTGTTCGGGAACTTCGCGCTCGCCGGCATCGTGAACGTCCACACGCTCGAACGCATGCAGGGCAGCGAAGCGACGGTCGATGCCGGCACGGCAGGACACATCGATGCAACCGTCCTCACCGGCTTCGACCACGGCCCGGAAGGCGGCGGCGTATTCGGCGCCCGCTGGGACCACGAGGACGGCTGGCGGCCTAACAGTCGGTCCGATGTCGAACAGGGACACTTCCGCGTCGTACACGACCTCTCGTCCGCCTGGCGCATCGACGGCGGCATCGAGCTCTACGGCGCCCAATGGAAATCGCCCGGTTTCCTCAGCGAAGACGAGTTTGCCGCGCGCGACTACGACATCGTGTCCAATCCCACCGACGGCGGACGAAAATATCGCGCACAGGAACGTATCAGTCTCAGACTATTGTCTGGCCCCATGCTGTGGCGCACCACGCTGTACTCGACGCAAGGCAACTGGAAATTCTTTCTCACCATTCCGCCGGCGGGCGGACGCTTCGAGGGCAGCGGGAGCCAAACCGAAGAAGTCGATCACCGCACAGGACTCGGCGCCACCAGTGCGCTCACGTGGAGTCTTCCCCACACCGACCTCACGGTCGGCTTGGAGTCGCGCTGGGACGAGTCGCACTACCAGAACTGGTTCTCCACGGACCGCGTGCCGGACTCCGCTGCCACGCTGGTCCACGCGAAGCAGACGTCGGGCGCGATGTTCGTCCAATCGGACATCGACGCGACGTCGAGACTGCGGCTCAGCCTCGGCGCGCGCTATGATCTCGTCGACACGCATTCCACACCGGAGGGCGAATTCACGGCCGGCGACAGCCGCGGCATCGTGTCGCCGAAACTCGGCGCCCTCTTCCGCCTAACGGATGCGCTGGGCGTGTACGCGAACGTATCGCGCGGATTCCGCTCGACCGATGGCATCATCGATGACCCGTCGCTCCCGTTCATCACCGCGTGGGCGTACGAGAGCGGACTCAAGCTCGATCACAACGACGTGCACGGGTCCCTCGCGGTCTTCCGTATGGATGTCAGCAACGAGCAGACATTCAATCCGCTCAGCGGCGCGTCGAGCAACGGCGGCGCGAGCCGCCGCCAGGGCGTCGAGGTCGAGCTCGAGGCGCCGATCGCGCCCATGCTCTCGATGTCGACCGATTGGACGTTCAACGACGCCCGCTACAACCGGCTGATCACGCAGCAAGAAGATGATCCGTCCGTCATCGATACGCTGTCGGGCCTCCGCGTGTACAACACCGCCCAGTACGTGGGCATCGCATCCTTGCAGTTCACGCCGCGCGCGCAGCCCTGGCGGATTCGCGTTAGCACAAATGTCGTCGGCCCGTACTCTCCGTTCGACGAGCCGGGGGTCGTGCTTCCAGCGTACGGCCTGTTGCACGTCGGCGGCCTCATTCAGATCGGCGTTGCCCAGCTCGAGGTCGGCGTGCGAAACGTGCTCGACAAGGCGTACCCGGAGCTTGTGGCAGGGCACGTCGTGTCCCCGGGACAACCGCGCTCATTCTACGGGACGGTGCACTATGCTTTCTGATGGAAACAAATGCCGTCCCCGAAATCCGTTGTAACAGATATGCGGTCATGCTGTTAATATTTCCTGACTTGACGCGCCATCTGGTGCATCACATTGTTGCACTCCCGCGCGCATGCGACCGAGAGCGTTCATGTACGATTATCGCCGCCGTTCACGCTGGCTCCGATCGATCCCCGCACCGTCCAAGGCCGAGGCGGTGCTGCTCGCCTCCGTCGCGGCGTTCATTGTGGGAGAGCTCGCCTTT comes from Gemmatimonadaceae bacterium and encodes:
- a CDS encoding TonB-dependent receptor → MATAVFALACAAPAFAQTTPRDTVARDTTTRRDTTTRRDTVVRRGTVVRRDTTARRLATVTVTAAPVRRNEPQSAITVSPSVIALTPATSPWDLLRQSAGIEVHLQGQGPGFASDASIRGFSSDHSTDLALWIDGVPINEPINGHAEGYNDWGLIFPSAVQAIDVIKGPTSALFGNFALAGIVNVHTLERMQGSEATVDAGTAGHIDATVLTGFDHGPEGGGVFGARWDHEDGWRPNSRSDVEQGHFRVVHDLSSAWRIDGGIELYGAQWKSPGFLSEDEFAARDYDIVSNPTDGGRKYRAQERISLRLLSGPMLWRTTLYSTQGNWKFFLTIPPAGGRFEGSGSQTEEVDHRTGLGATSALTWSLPHTDLTVGLESRWDESHYQNWFSTDRVPDSAATLVHAKQTSGAMFVQSDIDATSRLRLSLGARYDLVDTHSTPEGEFTAGDSRGIVSPKLGALFRLTDALGVYANVSRGFRSTDGIIDDPSLPFITAWAYESGLKLDHNDVHGSLAVFRMDVSNEQTFNPLSGASSNGGASRRQGVEVELEAPIAPMLSMSTDWTFNDARYNRLITQQEDDPSVIDTLSGLRVYNTAQYVGIASLQFTPRAQPWRIRVSTNVVGPYSPFDEPGVVLPAYGLLHVGGLIQIGVAQLEVGVRNVLDKAYPELVAGHVVSPGQPRSFYGTVHYAF